In the genome of Streptococcus mitis, one region contains:
- a CDS encoding peptide ABC transporter ATP-binding protein → MKTRKVLALAGVTLLAAGVLAACSGGSGAKGEQTFAFTYETDPDNLNYLTTSKAATSNITSNVIDGLLENDRYGNLIPSMAEDWTVSKDGLTYTYKIRQDAKWYTAEGEEYAPVKAQDFVTGLKYATDKKSQALYLVQDSIKGLDAYAKGETTDFAQVGIKALDDQTVQYTLNKPETFWNSKTTMGVLAPVNEEFLNSKGDDFAKATDPSSILYNGPYLLKSLVAKSSVEFAKNPNYWDKDNVHVDKIKLSFWDGQDTSKPAENFKDGSFTAARLYPTNASFAELEKSMKDNIVYTQQDSTTYLVGTNIDRQSYKHTSKTSDEQKTSTKKALLNKDFRQAIAFGFDRTAYASQVNGASGASKILRNLFVPPTFVQSDGKNFGDMVKEKLVTYGDEWKDVNLADAQDGLYNPDKAKAEFAKAKSALQAEGVTFPIHLDMPVDQTATTKVQRVQSFKQSVEETLGADNVVIDIQQLQKDEVLNITYFAETAAGEDWDISDNVGWSPDFADPSTYLDIIKPSAGENTKTYLGFDAGTDNAAAKTVGLNDYEKLVTEAGNETTDVAKRYDKYAAAQAWLTDSALIIPTTTLTGRPILSKMVPFTMPFAFSGNKGTSDPLLYKYLELQDKAVTVEEYQKAQEKWMKEKEESNKKAQEDLVKHVK, encoded by the coding sequence ATGAAAACAAGAAAAGTATTGGCTCTTGCGGGAGTGACTTTATTAGCAGCGGGTGTTTTAGCTGCTTGTTCAGGGGGCTCAGGCGCTAAAGGTGAACAGACCTTTGCATTTACATACGAGACAGATCCAGATAATCTCAACTATTTAACAACCAGTAAGGCAGCTACTTCAAACATTACTAGTAATGTCATTGATGGATTACTTGAAAATGACCGCTATGGGAATCTTATTCCCTCTATGGCAGAAGACTGGACAGTTTCTAAGGATGGCTTGACTTATACTTATAAGATTCGTCAGGATGCCAAGTGGTATACTGCAGAAGGTGAAGAGTATGCTCCTGTTAAGGCACAGGACTTTGTGACAGGTCTTAAATATGCAACAGATAAGAAATCACAAGCCCTTTACTTGGTACAAGATTCAATCAAAGGTCTAGATGCCTATGCAAAAGGTGAGACTACAGACTTTGCTCAAGTTGGGATTAAAGCCCTTGACGATCAAACAGTCCAATACACCTTGAACAAACCTGAAACTTTTTGGAATTCTAAAACAACTATGGGTGTACTTGCGCCAGTCAATGAAGAGTTTTTGAACTCAAAAGGGGATGATTTTGCCAAAGCTACGGATCCAAGCAGTATCTTGTATAATGGTCCTTATTTGTTAAAATCTCTTGTGGCTAAATCTTCCGTTGAATTTGCGAAAAATCCTAACTACTGGGATAAGGACAATGTTCATGTTGACAAGATCAAATTGTCATTCTGGGATGGTCAAGACACCAGCAAACCAGCAGAGAATTTTAAGGATGGAAGCTTTACAGCAGCTAGACTTTATCCAACAAATGCAAGTTTTGCAGAGCTTGAGAAGAGTATGAAAGACAATATCGTTTATACTCAACAAGACTCTACGACTTATTTAGTAGGGACAAATATTGACCGTCAATCTTATAAACACACATCTAAGACCAGCGACGAACAAAAGACTTCTACCAAAAAGGCTCTCTTAAACAAGGATTTCCGTCAGGCTATTGCCTTTGGTTTTGACCGTACAGCCTATGCTTCACAAGTGAACGGTGCTAGTGGTGCCAGCAAAATCTTGCGTAATCTCTTTGTTCCACCAACATTTGTTCAATCAGATGGTAAAAACTTTGGCGATATGGTCAAGGAAAAATTAGTAACTTATGGAGATGAATGGAAGGATGTTAATCTTGCCGATGCCCAAGATGGTCTTTACAATCCAGACAAGGCTAAGGCTGAATTTGCGAAGGCTAAGTCAGCTTTACAGGCAGAAGGCGTGACCTTCCCAATTCATTTGGATATGCCAGTTGACCAGACAGCAACTACAAAAGTTCAACGCGTACAGTCTTTTAAACAATCGGTTGAAGAAACCTTGGGTGCAGATAATGTCGTAATTGATATTCAACAATTACAAAAAGATGAAGTCTTGAATATTACCTACTTTGCTGAGACAGCAGCTGGGGAAGATTGGGATATTTCAGATAATGTTGGTTGGAGTCCTGACTTTGCCGATCCATCAACTTACCTCGATATTATCAAACCATCAGCTGGTGAAAACACTAAAACCTACCTTGGCTTTGATGCTGGTACAGATAATGCTGCAGCTAAAACTGTTGGTCTAAACGACTATGAGAAATTAGTAACTGAAGCTGGAAATGAGACAACAGACGTAGCAAAACGTTATGATAAATACGCAGCTGCACAAGCTTGGTTGACAGATAGTGCCTTGATTATCCCAACAACAACACTTACTGGTCGCCCAATCTTGTCTAAGATGGTACCATTTACGATGCCGTTTGCCTTCTCTGGTAACAAGGGGACAAGCGATCCGCTCCTATACAAATACTTGGAACTTCAAGACAAGGCAGTCACTGTAGAGGAATACCAAAAAGCCCAAGAAAAATGGATGAAAGAAAAAGAAGAATCCAATAAAAAAGCGCAAGAAGACCTTGTGAAACATGTGAAATAA
- a CDS encoding penicillin-binding protein: MNKYILMRIVKYTGIFFLTLFIALFLLGGGVFLYFVSKAPALSDSKLVATTSSKIYDNNNELIADLGSERRVNAQANEIPTDLVKAIVSIEDHRFFDHRGIDTIRIMGAFLRNLQSNSLQGGSTLTQQLIKLTYFSTSTSDQNISRKAQEAWLAIQLEQKATKQEILTYYINKVYMSNGNYGMQTAAQNYYGKDLKDLSLPQLALLAGMPQAPNQYDPYSHPDAALDRRNLVLSEMRGQDYISAEQYEKAINTPITDGLQSLKSAATYPAYMDNYLKEVIEQVEHETGYNLLTTGMEVYTNVDKDIQQRLWDIYNTDEYVSYPDDDLQVASTIVDTSNGKVIAQLGARHQASNVSFGTNQAVETNRDWGSTMKPITDYAPALEYGVYDSTAATVHDIPYNYPGTSTPLYNWDRAYFGNITLQYALQQSRNVPAVETLNKVGLDRAKNFLNGLGIDYPVMHYSNAISSNTTESGKQYGASSEKMAAAYAAFANGGIYHKPMYINKIVFSDGSEKEFSDAGTRAMKESTAYMMTEMMKTVLTSGIGYNAYLPGIPQAGKTGTSNYTDDEIEKHIKNTGYVAPDEMFVGYTRKYSMAVWTGYTNRLTPIVGDGLTVAARVYRSMMSYLTQNNHPGDWTMPEGLYRNGQFVFLNGARNTWSTPDTQQTQSDVENPSTTTESSTTQVTPTPGQQSNNPAPTNPNQGQPGQQIQQQPQAPQVQQQPQQ, from the coding sequence ATGAATAAATACATTCTTATGCGAATAGTAAAGTATACTGGGATTTTTTTCCTAACTCTCTTTATCGCATTATTTCTATTGGGTGGAGGAGTTTTCCTCTATTTTGTGAGCAAAGCTCCAGCCCTATCAGATAGTAAATTAGTTGCGACAACTTCTAGCAAAATTTACGACAATAATAACGAACTCATTGCCGACCTGGGCTCTGAACGCCGAGTGAACGCTCAGGCCAATGAAATTCCTACTGATTTAGTCAAAGCCATCGTGTCTATCGAAGACCATCGCTTCTTTGACCACAGAGGGATAGACACAATTCGTATTATGGGAGCCTTCTTACGTAACTTACAAAGTAATTCTTTACAAGGTGGATCAACCCTAACCCAGCAGTTGATTAAGTTAACCTATTTCTCAACATCAACTTCGGATCAAAACATCTCTCGAAAAGCACAAGAGGCTTGGCTCGCTATCCAATTGGAACAAAAAGCTACCAAACAAGAAATCCTTACCTACTACATCAATAAGGTCTATATGTCAAATGGTAACTATGGTATGCAGACAGCAGCCCAAAATTACTACGGAAAAGACTTAAAAGACCTCTCTCTACCTCAATTAGCTTTGCTAGCAGGTATGCCACAGGCACCCAACCAATACGATCCTTACTCTCATCCAGATGCAGCGTTGGACCGTCGTAATTTGGTTCTTTCAGAAATGAGAGGACAAGATTACATTAGTGCTGAACAATATGAAAAAGCTATCAACACACCTATCACTGATGGTTTACAAAGTCTTAAGTCAGCTGCTACTTATCCAGCGTATATGGATAACTATCTAAAAGAGGTTATTGAACAAGTAGAGCACGAAACGGGATATAATCTTCTTACTACTGGAATGGAAGTCTACACCAATGTAGACAAGGACATTCAACAAAGACTTTGGGATATTTACAATACAGATGAATATGTCTCTTATCCAGATGATGACCTTCAAGTAGCCTCAACTATCGTAGATACTTCCAATGGTAAAGTCATCGCCCAACTTGGAGCTCGTCACCAAGCAAGCAACGTTTCATTTGGTACCAACCAAGCTGTGGAAACCAACCGTGACTGGGGATCAACCATGAAGCCAATCACTGATTATGCCCCAGCCTTAGAATACGGTGTATATGATTCAACTGCAGCTACTGTCCACGATATTCCTTATAACTATCCTGGAACAAGTACCCCTCTCTACAACTGGGATAGAGCATATTTTGGTAACATTACTCTGCAATATGCCCTTCAACAATCTCGTAACGTACCTGCTGTTGAAACACTAAACAAGGTTGGTTTAGATAGAGCTAAAAACTTCCTAAATGGTTTAGGCATCGACTATCCTGTAATGCACTATTCAAATGCTATTTCAAGTAATACAACTGAATCTGGTAAACAGTACGGTGCAAGCAGTGAGAAAATGGCTGCGGCTTACGCTGCATTCGCTAATGGCGGTATCTACCACAAACCAATGTACATCAATAAAATCGTCTTTAGTGATGGTAGTGAAAAAGAATTTTCTGACGCTGGTACAAGAGCTATGAAAGAGTCTACTGCCTACATGATGACAGAAATGATGAAAACAGTCTTGACATCTGGAATAGGTTACAACGCCTATCTGCCTGGAATTCCTCAAGCAGGTAAAACAGGTACTTCTAACTACACAGATGATGAAATTGAAAAACACATCAAGAACACTGGCTATGTAGCTCCAGATGAAATGTTTGTTGGTTATACTCGTAAGTATTCTATGGCCGTTTGGACAGGTTATACCAACCGTCTCACTCCTATTGTAGGTGATGGTCTCACAGTTGCTGCTAGAGTTTATCGTAGCATGATGAGCTACCTTACTCAAAATAACCATCCTGGAGATTGGACAATGCCTGAGGGACTATATAGAAACGGGCAGTTCGTATTCCTAAACGGAGCAAGAAATACATGGAGTACTCCTGATACACAACAAACACAATCAGATGTAGAGAATCCCTCTACAACAACTGAAAGTTCAACTACCCAAGTAACACCTACTCCTGGTCAACAATCAAATAATCCTGCTCCAACAAATCCAAATCAGGGACAACCTGGCCAACAAATCCAACAGCAACCACAGGCCCCTCAAGTTCAACAACAACCACAACAGTAA
- a CDS encoding N-6 DNA methylase: MKKEFNLIATAAAGLEAVVGREVRELGYDCQVENGRVRFQGDVRAIIETNLWLRAADRIKIIVGTFPAKTFEELFQGVFALDWENYLPLGARFPISKAKCVKSKLHNEPSVQAISKKAVVKKLQKHYARPEGIPLMENGPEFKIEVSILKDVATVMIDTTGSSLFKRGYRTEKGGAPIKENMAAAILQLSNWYPDKPLIDPTCGSGTFCIEAVMIARKMAPGLRRSFAFEEWNWVSDRLIQEVRTEAAKKVDSDLELDIMGCDIDARMVEIAKANAQAAGVAGDVTFKQMRVQDLRSDKINGVIISNPPYGERLSDYVGVTKLYAEMGQVFAPLKTWSKFILTSDEAFESKYGSQADKKRKLYNGTLKVDLYQYFGQRVKRQELK, from the coding sequence ATGAAAAAAGAATTTAATTTAATTGCAACTGCTGCAGCAGGTCTTGAAGCTGTTGTGGGACGAGAAGTGCGAGAGTTGGGCTACGATTGTCAGGTTGAAAATGGACGTGTTCGTTTTCAAGGAGACGTGAGAGCTATTATTGAAACCAACCTTTGGCTTCGGGCAGCAGATCGTATCAAGATCATCGTAGGAACTTTCCCAGCTAAGACTTTTGAAGAGCTGTTTCAGGGAGTTTTCGCTTTAGATTGGGAAAATTATTTACCACTCGGAGCTCGGTTTCCGATTTCCAAGGCCAAATGTGTTAAATCTAAACTTCACAATGAGCCAAGTGTACAGGCTATTTCTAAGAAAGCTGTTGTCAAGAAATTGCAGAAACACTATGCTCGCCCAGAAGGTATTCCACTAATGGAGAATGGCCCAGAGTTTAAGATTGAGGTCTCTATTCTCAAAGATGTGGCAACTGTCATGATTGATACGACAGGGTCTAGCCTCTTTAAACGTGGTTATCGTACCGAAAAAGGGGGAGCACCTATCAAGGAAAACATGGCGGCAGCTATTTTACAACTTTCTAACTGGTATCCAGACAAGCCTTTGATTGATCCGACCTGTGGTTCGGGGACTTTCTGTATCGAGGCTGTCATGATTGCTCGAAAGATGGCACCAGGACTTCGTCGCTCTTTTGCATTTGAGGAGTGGAACTGGGTCAGCGATCGCTTGATTCAGGAAGTGCGTACAGAAGCGGCTAAAAAAGTAGACAGTGATCTTGAACTGGATATTATGGGCTGTGATATTGATGCTCGCATGGTGGAAATTGCTAAAGCTAATGCTCAGGCAGCTGGTGTTGCAGGAGACGTTACTTTTAAGCAGATGCGCGTGCAGGATTTACGTTCTGATAAAATCAATGGCGTGATTATCTCCAATCCGCCATATGGAGAACGTTTATCAGATTATGTAGGAGTTACCAAGCTCTATGCTGAGATGGGGCAAGTATTCGCACCATTGAAAACTTGGAGTAAGTTTATCCTAACTAGTGATGAAGCATTTGAAAGCAAATACGGTAGTCAGGCGGATAAGAAACGTAAGTTATACAACGGAACCTTGAAAGTAGATCTGTATCAATATTTTGGTCAGCGTGTTAAACGCCAAGAGTTAAAATAG
- a CDS encoding two-component system response regulator: MGKRILLLEKERNLAHFLSLELQKEQYRVDQVEEGQKALSMALQTDYDLILLNAQLGDMTAQDFADKLSRTKPASVIMVLDHREELQDQLEAIQRFAVSYIYKPVIIENLVARISAIFRGRDFIDQHCSQMKVPTSYRNLRMDVEHHTVYRGEEMIALTRREYDLLATLMGSKKVLTREQLLESVWKYESATETNIVDVYIRYLRSKLDVKGQKSYIKTVRGVGYAMQE, from the coding sequence ATGGGGAAACGGATTTTATTACTTGAGAAAGAACGAAATCTAGCTCACTTTTTAAGTTTGGAACTCCAAAAAGAGCAATACCGAGTTGATCAGGTTGAGGAGGGGCAAAAAGCCCTCTCCATGGCTCTTCAGACAGACTATGACTTGATTTTATTGAATGCTCAACTGGGGGATATGACAGCCCAGGATTTTGCAGATAAGCTGAGTCGGACTAAGCCAGCTTCAGTCATCATGGTCTTGGACCATCGAGAAGAATTGCAAGATCAGCTTGAGGCAATCCAACGCTTTGCCGTTTCTTACATCTATAAGCCAGTTATTATTGAGAATCTGGTAGCTCGTATTTCAGCGATTTTCCGAGGTCGGGACTTTATCGACCAACACTGTAGTCAGATGAAGGTTCCAACGTCTTACCGAAATCTGCGTATGGATGTAGAACATCATACTGTTTATCGTGGCGAAGAGATGATTGCTCTGACGCGTCGTGAGTATGATCTTTTGGCTACTCTTATGGGAAGCAAGAAAGTCCTGACTCGTGAGCAGTTGTTGGAAAGTGTCTGGAAGTATGAAAGTGCGACCGAAACTAATATCGTGGATGTCTATATCCGTTATCTACGTAGCAAGCTTGATGTAAAAGGTCAAAAAAGCTACATTAAAACCGTGCGTGGTGTTGGTTATGCCATGCAAGAATAG
- a CDS encoding phosphogluconate dehydrogenase (NADP(+)-dependent, decarboxylating), with protein sequence MTKANFGVVGMAVMGRNLALNIESRGYTVAIYNRSKEKTEDVIACHPEKNFVPSYDVESFVNSIEKPRRIMLMVQAGPGTDATIQALLPHLDKGDILIDGGNTFYKDTIRRNEELANSGINFIGTGVSGGEKGALEGPSIMPGGQKEAYELVADVLEEISAKAPEDGKPCVTYIGPDGAGHYVKMVHNGIEYGDMQLIAESYDLMQHLLGLSAEDMAEIFTEWNKGELDSYLIEITADILSRKDDEGQDGPIVDYILDAAGNKGTGKWTSQSSLDLGVPLSLITESVFARYISTYKEERVHASKVLPKPATFTFEGDKAELIEKIRQALYFSKIISYAQGFAQLRVASKENNWNLPFADIASIWRDGCIIRSRFLQKITDAYNRDADLANLLLDEYFLDVTAKYQQAVRDIVALAVQAGVPVPTFSAAITYFDSYRSADLPANLIQAQRDYFGAHTYQRKDKEGTFHYSWYDEK encoded by the coding sequence ATGACAAAAGCTAACTTTGGTGTCGTAGGTATGGCCGTAATGGGCCGTAACCTTGCCCTAAATATTGAATCTCGTGGTTACACAGTTGCTATTTACAACCGTAGTAAAGAAAAAACTGAAGATGTAATTGCTTGCCATCCTGAAAAGAACTTTGTACCAAGCTATGACGTTGAAAGTTTTGTAAACTCAATCGAAAAACCTCGTCGTATCATGTTGATGGTTCAAGCTGGACCTGGTACAGATGCTACTATCCAAGCCCTTCTTCCACACCTTGACAAGGGTGATATCTTGATTGACGGAGGAAATACTTTCTACAAAGATACCATCCGTCGTAATGAAGAATTGGCAAACTCAGGTATCAACTTTATCGGCACTGGGGTTTCTGGTGGTGAAAAAGGTGCCCTTGAAGGTCCTTCTATCATGCCTGGTGGACAAAAAGAAGCCTACGAATTGGTTGCGGATGTTCTTGAAGAAATCTCAGCTAAAGCACCAGAAGATGGCAAACCATGTGTGACTTACATCGGTCCTGATGGAGCTGGTCACTATGTGAAAATGGTTCACAACGGTATTGAGTATGGTGACATGCAATTGATCGCAGAAAGCTATGACTTGATGCAACACTTGCTAGGCCTTTCTGCAGAGGATATGGCTGAAATCTTTACTGAGTGGAACAAGGGTGAATTGGACAGCTACTTGATCGAAATCACAGCTGATATCTTGAGCCGTAAAGACGATGAAGGTCAAGATGGGCCAATCGTAGACTACATCCTTGATGCTGCAGGTAACAAGGGAACTGGTAAATGGACTAGCCAATCATCACTTGACCTTGGTGTACCATTGTCACTCATCACTGAGTCAGTATTTGCACGTTACATTTCAACTTACAAAGAAGAACGTGTACATGCTAGCAAGGTGCTTCCAAAACCAGCTACCTTCACATTTGAAGGAGACAAGGCTGAGTTGATTGAAAAAATCCGTCAAGCTCTTTACTTCTCAAAAATCATTTCATACGCACAAGGTTTTGCTCAATTGCGTGTAGCTTCTAAAGAAAACAACTGGAACTTGCCATTTGCAGATATCGCATCTATCTGGCGTGATGGCTGTATCATCCGTTCTCGTTTCTTGCAAAAGATTACAGATGCTTACAACCGTGATGCAGACCTTGCGAACCTTCTTTTGGATGAATACTTCTTGGATGTTACTGCTAAGTACCAACAAGCAGTGCGTGATATCGTAGCTCTTGCGGTTCAAGCTGGTGTGCCAGTACCAACTTTCTCAGCAGCTATTACTTACTTTGATAGCTACCGTTCAGCTGACCTTCCAGCTAACTTGATCCAAGCGCAACGTGACTACTTTGGTGCCCACACTTACCAACGTAAAGACAAAGAAGGAACATTCCACTACTCTTGGTATGATGAAAAATAA
- a CDS encoding cell division protein GpsB, whose product MASIIFSAKDIFEQEFGREVRGYSKVEVDEFLDDVIKDYETYAALVKSLRQEIADLKEELARKPKPSPVQTEPLEAATTSSMTNFDILKRLNRLEKEVFGKQILDNSDF is encoded by the coding sequence ATGGCAAGTATTATTTTTTCAGCGAAAGATATTTTTGAACAAGAGTTTGGACGTGAAGTCCGTGGCTATAGTAAAGTAGAAGTTGATGAGTTTTTAGACGATGTCATCAAGGACTATGAAACCTATGCGGCCTTGGTCAAGTCACTTCGTCAGGAAATTGCGGATTTGAAGGAAGAATTAGCTCGTAAACCAAAACCTTCACCAGTTCAAACAGAACCCCTTGAAGCGGCAACTACAAGTTCTATGACGAATTTTGATATTTTGAAACGCCTGAATCGATTGGAAAAAGAAGTTTTTGGTAAACAAATTTTAGATAACTCAGATTTCTAA
- a CDS encoding Holliday junction resolvase RecU yields MVNYPHKISSKKRQTSLSQPKNFANRGMSFEKMINATNDYYLSQGLAVIHKKPTPIQIVRVDYPQRSRAKIVEAYFRQASTTDYSGVYKGYYIDFEAKETKQKRAIPMKNFHPHQIQHMEQVLAQQGICFVLLHFSSQQETYLLPAHDLIRFYHQDKGQKSMPLGYIREYGYQIKLGAFPQIPYLDVIKEHLLGGKQDE; encoded by the coding sequence ATGGTCAACTATCCTCATAAAATTTCATCAAAAAAAAGACAAACATCTCTTTCTCAACCAAAAAATTTCGCAAATCGAGGAATGTCTTTTGAAAAGATGATCAATGCTACCAACGACTACTATTTGTCTCAGGGATTGGCAGTTATACACAAAAAACCGACTCCTATTCAAATCGTACGAGTGGACTATCCACAACGAAGTCGTGCCAAGATTGTTGAAGCCTATTTTCGACAAGCTTCAACGACAGACTATTCTGGCGTTTATAAAGGATATTACATCGACTTTGAAGCCAAGGAAACAAAACAAAAACGTGCGATTCCGATGAAAAATTTCCATCCACATCAGATTCAGCATATGGAACAAGTCCTTGCCCAACAAGGAATCTGCTTTGTCCTTCTTCACTTTTCTTCTCAGCAAGAAACCTACTTATTACCGGCACATGATTTGATTCGCTTCTATCATCAAGATAAGGGGCAAAAATCAATGCCACTTGGATACATACGAGAATACGGTTACCAGATAAAACTAGGGGCATTTCCGCAAATTCCCTATCTCGATGTCATCAAAGAACATTTACTAGGTGGTAAACAAGATGAATAA
- a CDS encoding Holliday junction resolvase, translated as MSKIRRNRHKAEHQEPQFDFEDAKELTVGQAMRKNEEVEAGVLPGDSILDKYVKQHKDEIEADKFETRQFSKDDLVEKEEVEEPQTLDNLLQELREETGVTSIAPEDELGQFDDLELTRVSEAPLVEELETEEVQLFEGEEVPTFSRVTDSEDGESKKKWLIYGILAAVSVLILGTAYYVYRQVARSTKEIQTSQSTTNTQAEVEEFNNLYDAFYTDSNKTALKNSQFDKLSQLKTLLDKLEGSREHALAKSKYDSLETQIKAIQEVNAQFEKPAIVDGVLDTNAKVKSDAKFTDIKTGNTEIDKVLDKAISLGKSQQTSASSSSSSQTSSSSQASSNTTSETKPSSSNETRSSRSEVNMGLSSAGVAVQRSASRVAYNQSAIDDSNNSAWDFADGVLEQILATSRSRGYITGNQYILERVNIVNGNGYYNLYKPDGTYLFTLNCKTGYFVGNGSGHADDLDY; from the coding sequence ATGAGTAAGATAAGACGGAATCGTCATAAGGCAGAACATCAAGAACCTCAATTTGATTTTGAAGATGCCAAAGAGCTAACGGTTGGACAAGCCATGCGTAAAAACGAAGAGGTGGAAGCAGGTGTATTGCCTGGAGATTCTATCTTAGACAAGTATGTAAAGCAACATAAAGATGAAATTGAGGCAGATAAGTTTGAAACGCGTCAGTTTAGTAAGGATGATTTAGTTGAAAAAGAAGAGGTAGAGGAGCCTCAGACTCTGGATAATTTGCTTCAAGAGCTTCGTGAGGAAACAGGAGTAACTTCTATAGCCCCAGAAGATGAATTGGGTCAGTTTGATGATTTAGAATTAACACGAGTTTCAGAAGCTCCTCTTGTCGAAGAATTGGAGACTGAAGAAGTACAATTGTTTGAAGGGGAAGAAGTCCCAACATTTTCTCGAGTTACGGATAGTGAAGATGGAGAAAGTAAGAAGAAATGGTTGATTTACGGGATTCTAGCAGCCGTATCGGTTCTTATCCTTGGAACTGCTTATTATGTCTATCGTCAAGTAGCGCGTTCGACCAAGGAAATTCAGACTTCTCAATCAACCACAAATACGCAGGCAGAAGTAGAAGAATTTAATAATTTATACGATGCCTTCTACACTGATAGCAATAAAACAGCTTTGAAGAATAGCCAGTTTGATAAACTGAGTCAACTCAAAACCTTGCTTGATAAACTGGAAGGTAGTCGCGAACATGCACTTGCTAAATCGAAATATGACAGCTTAGAAACGCAAATCAAGGCCATCCAAGAAGTCAATGCTCAATTTGAAAAACCAGCTATTGTGGATGGTGTTTTGGATACCAATGCCAAAGTCAAATCGGATGCTAAATTTACGGATATTAAAACTGGCAATACTGAGATTGACAAAGTGCTAGATAAGGCTATTAGCCTTGGTAAGAGCCAGCAAACAAGTGCTTCAAGCTCAAGTTCAAGCCAAACTAGCAGTTCTAGTCAAGCAAGTTCAAATACGACTAGTGAGACAAAACCAAGTAGTTCAAATGAGACTAGAAGTAGTCGAAGTGAAGTCAATATGGGTCTCTCGAGTGCAGGGGTTGCTGTTCAAAGAAGTGCTAGTCGTGTTGCCTATAATCAGTCTGCTATTGATGATAGTAACAACTCTGCCTGGGATTTTGCGGATGGTGTCTTGGAACAAATTTTAGCGACTTCACGTTCACGTGGCTATATCACTGGCAACCAATATATCCTTGAACGTGTTAATATCGTTAATGGCAATGGTTATTACAACCTCTACAAGCCAGACGGAACCTATCTCTTTACCCTTAACTGTAAGACAGGATACTTTGTTGGAAATGGTTCTGGCCATGCGGATGACTTGGACTACTAA
- a CDS encoding UDP-galactopyranose mutase, translating into MYDYLIVGAGLFGAVFAHEAALKGKKVKVIEKRNHIAGNIHTREEEGIQVHQYGAHIFHTSDKEIWDYVNQFAEFNRYTNSPVANYKGEIYNLPFNMNTFNKLWGVVTPAEAQAKIDEQRAVLNGKTPENLEEQAISLVGTDIYEKLIKDYTEKQWGKPTTELPAFIIRRLPVRLTYDNNYFNDTYQGIPIGGYTQIVEKMLDHENIDVETNVDFFANKEQYMKDFPKIVFTGMIDEFFDYKLGELEYRSLRFENETLDMENYQGNAVVNYTDADTPYTRIIEHKHFEFGSQAKTIITKEHSKTWEKGDEPYYPVNNDRNNHLYKSYKKLADEQGNVIFGGRLGHYRYYDMHQVIGAALQCVRNELD; encoded by the coding sequence ATGTACGATTATCTTATCGTTGGTGCTGGTCTTTTTGGTGCAGTCTTTGCCCATGAAGCAGCCTTAAAAGGAAAAAAAGTAAAAGTCATTGAAAAACGAAATCATATCGCGGGTAATATCCATACTCGTGAAGAGGAAGGAATTCAAGTTCATCAGTATGGTGCTCATATTTTCCATACTTCTGATAAGGAGATTTGGGATTATGTAAATCAGTTTGCAGAGTTTAACCGTTACACAAACTCTCCAGTTGCAAACTATAAGGGAGAGATTTATAACCTTCCTTTCAATATGAATACTTTCAATAAACTTTGGGGAGTTGTAACGCCAGCAGAAGCACAAGCTAAGATTGATGAGCAACGTGCGGTTTTAAATGGTAAAACTCCTGAAAATTTGGAAGAACAGGCGATATCTCTTGTAGGTACAGACATCTACGAAAAATTAATCAAGGACTATACAGAGAAACAGTGGGGCAAGCCAACTACGGAACTTCCAGCCTTTATCATTCGCCGTTTGCCAGTACGCCTGACCTATGATAACAACTATTTTAACGATACCTATCAAGGAATTCCAATTGGTGGTTATACTCAGATAGTTGAAAAAATGTTGGATCATGAAAACATTGATGTAGAAACAAATGTTGATTTCTTTGCCAATAAAGAGCAATATATGAAGGACTTCCCTAAGATTGTCTTTACCGGTATGATTGATGAATTCTTCGATTATAAGTTGGGTGAACTAGAGTATCGTAGTCTTCGTTTTGAAAATGAGACCCTGGATATGGAAAATTACCAAGGAAATGCAGTTGTGAACTATACGGATGCTGATACCCCATATACTCGCATTATTGAACACAAACATTTTGAGTTTGGGAGTCAAGCAAAGACTATCATTACTAAAGAACATTCCAAAACATGGGAAAAAGGTGATGAGCCTTATTATCCAGTTAATAATGATCGTAATAATCATTTGTATAAATCGTATAAAAAATTGGCCGATGAGCAAGGGAATGTTATCTTTGGTGGTCGTTTAGGACACTATCGTTATTACGATATGCACCAAGTAATTGGAGCAGCCTTGCAGTGTGTGAGAAATGAGTTAGATTAA